GAAATCGAATGGAAAAATTTACTTACCGAAAACGAATTTTCCGTCCTCTGCTCCGCTTTCAAAGTCAAACCGGAAGATTTCTGGCTTCAGCATAATCACTATTTTGATACGGAAAACGGGATGCTGAAAAAAGCCGGATCAGCCTTGCGCATTCGTGAAAAGCAGCAGCACCGCCAGTTAACATTGAAACAACCTCACCCTCAAGGACTTCTCGAAACCCATCAAGAAATTTCCGCGGAGGACACAGCACGAGCGATTGACCATTCGCTTCTCCCTGACGGCGATGTCATGAATCAGTTGCAAAACAATGGATTGCGTCCTCACGGATTGCATTATTTGGGTACGTTAACGACGAAGCGGGCGGAAGTCCAATTTCGCGGAGGCATCCTCGTTTTTGATCACAGTTTTTACTTGAATCATGAGGATTATGAACTTGAATATGAATGCACAGACGTAAACGGCAAGCAAACTTTCCATGAGCTGCTGAAAGAATACAAGATCCCGGTTCGTGCGACGGAAAACAAAATCAAACGCTTTTTCGATAAAAAAAATGCCAAATGAGCTAAAAGCGTCGGCCGTCCGGTCTAAAAAAACATTGTCGTTTCATGAAAATTTTGCTATCTTTAACGTAGTACTCTAGGTCTGCTTGATCCGGCCACGCTACATACGCTTTCGCAAACGTGCAGCCGGCCGCACTTTGCTTCCAAAGCAAGACGGCCGCTTGACGTTACGTGAGTCACATGGAAGGGGACGAGCCTTGAATATTCGTCTGTACCAAACGTTATTGGAACTCCAACAGCTGCAACGATTTTCCAACACGAACACATCCCGCTCCACGTTCAGCCTTCTCGGCAGCGACAGCTTCGCTTCCGTTTTCGAAGAGACCCTGGAGCGTTTCACCCATGTTTCCAAAACACCTTCTTCCTATCGATCGACGTTGCCGCTCAGCCGCTTTCCT
The Bacillales bacterium genome window above contains:
- a CDS encoding CYTH domain-containing protein, translated to MNQEIEIEWKNLLTENEFSVLCSAFKVKPEDFWLQHNHYFDTENGMLKKAGSALRIREKQQHRQLTLKQPHPQGLLETHQEISAEDTARAIDHSLLPDGDVMNQLQNNGLRPHGLHYLGTLTTKRAEVQFRGGILVFDHSFYLNHEDYELEYECTDVNGKQTFHELLKEYKIPVRATENKIKRFFDKKNAK